The DNA sequence CCACCTCTACGGCTGCGCGGCGGTCAAGCCGACCGACGCCGAGGACGTCGTCGAGGTCACCGGGCTCGTCGAGAAGCCCGACCCGGCCGAGGCGCCCAGCAATTACGCCGTCATCGGCCGCTACGTCCTCGACCCCGCGATCTTCGACGTGCTGCGCGAGACCCCGCCCGGACGCGGCGGCGAGATCCAGCTCACCGACGCCCTCCAGGCCCTCGCCGCCGAGCCGGGCCTCGGCGGACCGGTGCACGGCGTGGTGTTCAAGGGACGCCGGTATGACACCGGTGACCGTGGTGACTATCTGCGTGCCATTGTCAGACTGGCATGCGAACGTGAAGACCTGGGGCCGGACTTCCGGGCCTGGCTTCGAAGGTACGTCACCGAGGAGATGTAGCCCTGTGAGCCTTGTGAGCGACGCCGCCGCGGCCGCGCCGGGCGCGGACCGCCTCTGGTCCGTGGACGAGCACCTCGCCGACATCCTGCGCACGGTCCGTCCGTTGGAGCCCATCGAGCTCCAACTGCTCGACGCCCAGGGCTGCGTACTCGTCGAGGACGTCACGGTCCCGGCCGCCCTGCCGCCCTTCGACAACAGCTCCATGGACGGCTACGCGGTGCGGGCCGCCGATGTCCGGGACGCCAGCGAGAAGTTCCCGGCGGTGCTCACGGTCGTCGGCGACGTCGCGGCGGGCGGCGACGGGACGCTCGTCGCCGTGGGGCCCGGCCAGGCCGCGCGGATCATGACCGGAGCGCCGCTGCCGCCCGGCGCCGAGGCGGTCGTCCCCGTCGAGTGGACCGACGGCGGGCTCGGCGGCGGGCCTGCGACCACCATGTCCGCGGGTGGAATCGCCGCAGGGACGGGCGACGGGCTGGGCGCGGTGCGCGTCCACCGCCCCGTCACCGCCCGCGCCCACGTCCGCGCCCGCGGCAGCGACGTCGCCGCCGGCGACCTCGCGCTCCCCGCCGGCACCGTCCTCGGCCCCGCCCAGCTCGGGCTGCTGGCCGCCATCGGCCGCGCCACCGTCACCGTCCGCCCGCGCCCCCGCGTCGTCGTCCTCTCCACCGGCAGCGAGCTCGTCCCGCCCGGCACCGAGCTCGCCCCCGGCCGCATCCACGACTCGAACAGCTACCTCCTCGCCGCCTGCGCCCGCGACGCCGGGGCCCTCGCCTACCGCGTCGGCGCGGTCGAGGACGACGCCGCGACGCTGCGCGCCACCCTGGAGGACCAGATCGTCCGCGCCGACGCCATCGTCACCAGCGGCGGCGTCAGCGTCGGCGCCTACGACGTCGTCAAGGCGGCGCTCACCGGGCTCTCCGGCGACGAGGGCCGGGTCGAGTTCCGCAAGCTGGCCATGCAGCCCGGCAAGCCGCAGGGCTTCGGCCGGCTCGGGCCCGGCCGCACCCCCCTCTTCGCCCTCCCCGGCAACCCGGTCAGCGCCTACGTCTCCTTCGAGCTCTTCGTCCGGCCCGCCGTCCGCGCCATGATGGGCCTCGAACCGCCGGAGCGCCCCGTCGTCCGCGCCGAGTGCGCCGAGCCCGTCGGCCCGTCGCCGAAGGGCCGCCGCCAGTACCTGCGCGGCCGGTACGCGGACGGGCGGGTCACCCCCGTCGGGGGCGCGGGATCGCACCTGGTGGGGGCGCTCGCGCGGGCCGACGCGCTGATCGTCGTGCCGGAGGAC is a window from the Streptomyces mobaraensis genome containing:
- the glp gene encoding molybdotransferase-like divisome protein Glp; protein product: MSDAAAAAPGADRLWSVDEHLADILRTVRPLEPIELQLLDAQGCVLVEDVTVPAALPPFDNSSMDGYAVRAADVRDASEKFPAVLTVVGDVAAGGDGTLVAVGPGQAARIMTGAPLPPGAEAVVPVEWTDGGLGGGPATTMSAGGIAAGTGDGLGAVRVHRPVTARAHVRARGSDVAAGDLALPAGTVLGPAQLGLLAAIGRATVTVRPRPRVVVLSTGSELVPPGTELAPGRIHDSNSYLLAACARDAGALAYRVGAVEDDAATLRATLEDQIVRADAIVTSGGVSVGAYDVVKAALTGLSGDEGRVEFRKLAMQPGKPQGFGRLGPGRTPLFALPGNPVSAYVSFELFVRPAVRAMMGLEPPERPVVRAECAEPVGPSPKGRRQYLRGRYADGRVTPVGGAGSHLVGALARADALIVVPEDVTSVPAGAEVDCILLGGLPD